The window AATGGTGGCGGTTCATTATACGAAGTGGTTCAGATGGTAGGCCTGTTTATTCCGCAAGGTCCCGTAGTTCAGGTGCGTGACAAAGAAGGCAAATCAACTGTATTGTATGATCGCGATCCTTCAGTATTGTATGATGGTCCACTGGCTGTGATGGTGAATGAGTTTAGTGCTTCTGCCAGTGAAATCTTTGCAGCAGCCATTCAAGATTATAAGCGTGGTGTGGTTATTGGCAGTACATCTACTTTCGGTAAGGGAACCGTACAGCGTAATGTGCCTGTTGGTCGCCCGCTGGATTTTGTTTCTGGTAGAACAGATATGGGTGCATTGAAACTCACTTTTCAGAAGTTTTATCGCGTAAGCGGTGCTTCTACACAGCTGAAAGGTGTAGTACCTGATCTGGTATTACCTGATGTATTGGAGAACTATAAGCTTCGTGAAAAAGATCGTCCTAACGCACTTCCCTGGGATGAGATTGCAGCTTCTCAGTACAATGCATGGAAGGGGTACAACAATTTTGAACCTATCGTTAGCTCGGTGAAAGCAAGTGTTGATAATGGTTCAAACTTTTCTGTACTGAAAAGCAATCTGGATTGGTTAACAAAGTATCAGGAAGCGCCTGTGCCACTGAGTTTGGTAAAGTATAAGGAAAACCAACAGCGCATTCGCGAAACGGTTACTCAAAACAATAATTTGCTGAAGCTGAAAGAGGAAATGAAAGTGGAAGTGTGCTCTATGGATAGAGTAAAGTTCTTCAGTAACCCTGATAAGCCAAAGGGAGATCGTTATCAGGCTTGGTTACGTGGGGTGAAGGGTGATATGTATATTGATCAGTCAACTAAGATAGTGAGCGAGCTGGCAAAAGCACATAAAGCGGTTACAGCAGCAAAGTAAATTGCAATAAAACAGCTACAAGCCCACGAAAGTGGGCTTTTTCATTCGTACAGGTAAATGCCAGACCCGTTATATTTGTAGGCATGAAGCAGTTGCTTGATAATGAGAAGCGTTGGTATGCCCTGTATACCAAACCGAAGTGGGAGAAAAAAGTAGACAGCATACTGATCCGCAAAGGCATTGAAAGCTGGTGTCCGCTGCAAAAAGTGGAAAGGCAGTGGAGCGATCGTAAGAAGGTGGTAGAAATGCCCCTGTTTAAATCCTATGTATTTGTACGTGTCACTGAAGCAGAGCGATTGTCTGTGTTGATGACAGATGGCGTACTCAACTTTGTCTATTATGTAGGTAAGCCAGCCATTATCCGTGATGAAGAGATTGACCTGATCAAAACTTACCTCGCTGAAAAGCAGGCTCAATTGTCTGTTATTTCTGTTGAAGGTTTTGAGCAGGATATGCAAGTGGAAATCAATTACGGCGTATTCATGGGAAATGTGGGTACGGTGATTCGCGGTGGTCGCAAAAAAGTATTTGTGAAGCTCCAGAGTCTTGGTCAGGTAATGGTGGTTGAGTTTCCCGCTGAATATTTGAGTCCTGTTCAATAAATCAGGCAAATCCATCATGCCCCTATCTTTTTTTAAATCAAAACGAGTAACGCCTGATCTCTCTTTTATTGGAGTGGATATGCATTCGCATTTGTTGCCGGGTTTGGATGATGGAGTGCAGGATGTGGCTGACAGCATTCGATTCATTGCTGCTTTGAAAGAAATGGGTTAT is drawn from Chitinophagales bacterium and contains these coding sequences:
- a CDS encoding UpxY family transcription antiterminator; the encoded protein is MKQLLDNEKRWYALYTKPKWEKKVDSILIRKGIESWCPLQKVERQWSDRKKVVEMPLFKSYVFVRVTEAERLSVLMTDGVLNFVYYVGKPAIIRDEEIDLIKTYLAEKQAQLSVISVEGFEQDMQVEINYGVFMGNVGTVIRGGRKKVFVKLQSLGQVMVVEFPAEYLSPVQ